One genomic region from Yarrowia lipolytica chromosome 1C, complete sequence encodes:
- a CDS encoding uncharacterized protein (Compare to YALI0C12859g, similar to Saccharomyces cerevisiae KAR3 (YPR141C); ancestral locus Anc_3.479, similar to uniprot|P17119 Saccharomyces cerevisiae YPR141c KAR3 kinesin-related protein), with product MTHNMDNVLQPHKGANSGIPRFVAKSAKVSEHKPRSVANNENVPIGSKRPAPGALPVPVSRLHKDDTLYGRRTGIGAPSMNPSVPPTPSHTAPVQIRNKMGGGSKGSGEDDSYASTMVKEMWVRLGEKDKELEQKRQEFQDNANKHMQVLNDLNRMCFEKQKLEDENEALRRKVDSLRRENEHQQHEINEGSARIKELSENADNLMSLWESSVKDMDREKEDKESHVKELVDKLEEKERRVEELERLLEQIRVQMDEKTELLSTLQAQSQQKVDELKREMDTQIQNIRRDETQLRGKFEEQHKRAIEELNRRHDESRSHMEERYESFERELEGVSEQLKSKAQKCAVYEQENATLKGQIHELSISSNQASSLTSVLQSQIDKLQHQNESQYGTMEQMKAAVVQANQERDEACKKLLVEETKRRKLHNEIQELRGNIRVFSRVRPMLESESRGDKSAAVQMEFLDDENMTISTPQVDSITGQIGSKTQSFKFDRVFKPTASNSDVFVEVSQLVQSALDGFNVCIFAYGQTGSGKTHTMSGEGGVIPETLQLIFQQTQQLRDKGWDYVISGQFIEIYNENLNDLLGSASDMDSKKLEIRHDMKSETTSILGIEPVLLSDIEFVNRLLRKSDKNRMVAATKANERSSRSHSVFIVSLKGQNHVTGESCDGRLNLIDLAGSERLNHSGATGDRLRETQNINKSLACLGDVIHALGTAKEGSHIPYRNSKLTYLLQYSLGGNSKTLMLVNVSPMQAHASETINSLRFATKVNNTHIGRAKRN from the coding sequence ATGACACACAATATGGACAATGTGTTACAGCCTCACAAGGGGGCGAATTCCGGCATCCCCCGGTTTGTGGCCAAGTCGGCAAAGGTCAGCGAACACAAACCCCGCAGCGTCGCCAACAATGAGAACGTGCCTATAGGCTCCAAGCGACctgctcctggagctctgCCGGTGCCCGTTTCCAGGTTACACAAAGACGACACTCTGTACGGACGCCGAACTGGCATTGGGGCTCCTTCGATGAACCCGTCTGTGCCGCCTACGCCTAGCCACACGGCTCCGGTTCAGATTCGCAACAAGATGGGAGGGGGTTCCAAGGGCAGTGGAGAGGACGACTCTTATGCCTCCACCATGGTCAAGGAGATGTGGGTTCGGCTAGGtgagaaggacaaggagctggagcagaaGCGACAAGAGTTTCAGGACAATGCCAACAAGCACATGCAGGTGTTGAACGATTTGAACCGAATGTGTTTTGAGAAGCAaaagctggaggacgaaAACGAGGCCCTGAGGAGGAAGGTGGACAGCTTGAGGCGTGAGAATGAGCACCAGCAACACGAGATCAACGAGGGCTCGGCGCGTATCAAGGAGCTGAGTGAAAACGCAGACAATCTCATGTCCTTGTGGGAGTCGTCAGTCAAGGATATGGatcgagagaaggaggacaaggagagCCACGTCAAGGAGCTTGtggacaagctggaggagaaggagcgacGCGTTGAGGAACTGGAACGCCTGCTAGAGCAGATCCGTGTACAGATGGATGAAAAAACTGAGCTGTTGTCGACACTCCAGGCACAGTCTCAACAGAAAGTAGACGAGTTGAAACGCGAGATGGACACTCAGATCCAAAACATTCGCCGCGACGAAACGCAACTACGTGGCAAGTTTGAGGAGCAGCATAAACGGGCCATTGAAGAGCTCAATCGCCGCCATGACGAGTCCCGAAGCCACATGGAGGAGCGGTACGAGTCGTTTGAGCGCGAGTTGGAGGGCGTGTCCGAACAGCTAAAGAGCAAGGCGCAAAAGTGTGCTGTATACGAGCAAGAAAACGCGACGCTCAAGGGCCAAATTCACGAGTTGTCGATCTCGTCCAACCAAGCCTCTTCTCTCACATCCGTGTTGCAGTCTCAAATCGACAAGCTCCAGCATCAGAATGAGAGTCAGTACGGAACCATGGAGCAGATGAAGGCTGCCGTTGTCCAGGCCAACCAAGAACGAGACGAGGCATGTAAGAAGCTGCTCGTGGAGGAAACCAAAAGACGGAAATTGCATAACGAGATCCAAGAGTTGCGGGGCAACATTCGGGTCTTTTCGCGGGTACGGCCCATGCTTGAATCAGAGTCTAGAGGTGACAAATCCGCTGCTGTGCAGATGGAGTTCTTGGACGACGAAAACATGACTATCTCGACGCCTCAGGTTGACTCGATCACGGGCCAGATAGGCTCCAAGACACAGTCGTTCAAGTTTGACCGTGTGTTCAAGCCAACGGCTTCCAACTCGGACGTTTTTGTCGAAGTTTCGCAGCTTGTCCAGTCTGCTCTTGATGGCTTCAACGTGTGCATCTTTGCATACGGCCAGACGGGCTCTGGaaagacacacacaatgtctggagaaggaggagtgaTTCCGGAGACGCTACAACTAATTTTCCAGCAGACGCAGCAGCTGCGAGACAAGGGATGGGACTATGTGATCTCCGGCCAGTTCATTGAGATCTACAACGAGAACCTCAACGACCTGCTTGGCTCGGCGTCTGATATGGACTcgaagaagctggagatcCGGCACGACATGAAGAGTGAAACCACCTCCATTCTGGGTATAGAGCCTGTCTTGCTGTCAGATATCGAGTTTGTGAACCGACTGTTGCGAAAGTCAGATAAGAACCGAATGGTGGCTGCGaccaaggccaacgagCGGTCCTCGCGATCGCATTCCGTCTTTATCGTGAGTCTCAAGGGCCAgaaccacgtgactgggGAGTCCTGCGACGGACGTCTCAATCTCATCGACCTGGCAGGCAGTGAGCGTCTCAACCACAGTGGCGCTACTGGGGACCGACTACGAGAAACAcagaacatcaacaagtctcTGGCGTGTCTCGGTGACGTGATACATGCTCTAGGAACTGCCAAGGAGGGCTCTCATATCCCCTACAGAAACTCCAAGCTCACGTATCTCTTGCAGTACTCGCTTGGCGGCAACTCCAAAACCCTCATGTTGGTCAACGTTTCTCCCATGCAGGCTCATGCTTCCGAGACCATCAATTCTCTGCGCTTCGCCACCAAGGTCAACAACACCCATATTGGCCGAGCCAAGCGAAACTAA
- a CDS encoding uncharacterized protein (Compare to YALI0C12881g, similar to Saccharomyces cerevisiae RRP15 (YPR143W); ancestral locus Anc_3.480, similar to uniprot|Q06511 Saccharomyces cerevisiae YPR143w hypothetical protein) produces the protein MGQKSGAKGKVTIKVEKQDAAAAKPKQQKVSKQQKAAEEESEDEDLDDLEGGDGEEDEGVDSEEEEESEDDSEDDSMMEDEFDIDEDESEDEEMDASALHKAKKAKKDEAFGKAFSAILGSSIKAHAKENPILIRSTKSAKELEDQKLEAKARRLIKLEKRKAAEKDRVKTLVPLDEPEKAKEILANEKKLKKVAQRGAIRMFNAILAAQTGAKSMDETSILGAKKREEMASQMSKESFLDAVREG, from the coding sequence ATGGGTCAAAAATCAGGAGCCAAGGGCAAAGTGACCATTaaggtggagaagcaggacgccgctgctgccaagccgaagcagcagaaggtgtcgaagcagcagaaggcCGCTGAAGAGGAGTCGGAAGACGAGGATCTCGACGACCTGGAAGGcggagatggagaggaggatgagggGGTTGAttcggaggaggaggaggagtccgagGACGATTCGGAGGATGACTCGATGATGGAGGACGAGtttgacattgacgaggacgagtctgaggacgaggagatggacgCTAGTGCACTAcacaaggccaagaaggcaAAAAAGGATGAGGCGTTCGGCAAGGCCTTCTCTGCCATTTTGGGCTCGTCCATCAAGGCGCacgccaaggagaaccCCATTCTGATTCGATCCACAAAGTcggccaaggagctggaagaccagaagctggaggccaaggcccGACGGCTcatcaagctggagaagcgaaaggccGCAGAGAAGGACCGAGTCAAGACGCTGGTGCCTCTCGACGAGCCCGAAAAGGCTAAGGAGATTCTCGCTAACGAAAAGAAATTGAAAAAGGTGGCCCAGAGAGGAGCCATTCGAATGTTCAACGCCATTCTGGCTGCCCAGACTGGAGCCAAGTCGATGGACGAAACCAGCATTCTGGGAGCCAAAAAGCGAGAAGAAATGGCCTCGCAGATGTCCAAGGAAAGCTTTTTGGACGCCGTCCGGGAGGGCTGA
- a CDS encoding uncharacterized protein (Compare to YALI0C12918g, similar to Saccharomyces cerevisiae CYC3 (YAL039C); ancestral locus Anc_7.38, similar to uniprot|P06182 Saccharomyces cerevisiae YAL039c CYC3 holocytochrome-c synthase (cytochrome c heme lyase)), with protein MGWFWSETPKDLEKPMGHPKGDISQCPIDHSKFSKQFEKKKVEAETSSAPTKCPVDHSQRSSWFSWAKPSGPDANNNKLNPLNMMPDLSSQRAPGQSVDLPLERTMSTIPKGKESSAGVWEYPSPQQMYNAMLRKGGGEIPEDAVESMVDVHNFLNEGAWVEICDWEKKYTERTDVEPRLMKFQGRPNDMSPRAQMIQALGKVFPATFGSAAPFDRHDWTVLRAVVPAATEKDTVWQEVRYVIDYYSGDDEGESGDTPTFVLDVRPALDSPGAVIDRVGKWSSETWRKAMGEPPLPKYVPSNLRDIEE; from the exons ATGGGCTGGTTCTGGAGT GAAACACCTAAAGACTTGGAGAAGCCCATGGGCCACCCCAAAGGCGACATTTCTCAGTGTCCTATCGACCACAGCAAGTTTTCCAAGCAGTtcgaaaagaagaaggtcgAGGCTGAGACCTCATCTGCTCCCACCAAATGCCCCGTGGACCACAGCCAGCGATCATCCTGGTTCTCCTGGGCTAAGCCTAGCGGCCCCGATGctaacaacaacaaactGAACCCTCTCAACATGATGCCCGATCTATCTTCCCAGCGAGCTCCCGGCCAGTCCGTTGACCTTCCTCTGGAGCGAACCATGTCCACCATCCCCAAGGGCAAAGAGTCTAGTGCCGGTGTGTGGGAGTATCCCTCTCCCCAACAAATGTACAATGCCATGCTGCGAAAGGGCGGAGGAGAGATCCCCGAGGATGCCGTGGAGTCTATGGTGGACGTGCACAACTTCCTGAACGAGGGCGCCTGGGTGGAAATCTGCGActgggagaagaagtacaCGGAACGTACCGACGTGGAGCCGCGTCTGATGAAGTTTCAGGGTCGACCCAACGACATGTCTCCCCGAGCCCAGATGATCCAGGCGCTTGGCAAGGTATTCCCTGCCACCTTtggatctgctgctcccTTTGACAGACACGACTGGACTGTTCTGCGAGCTGTTGTTCCTGCTGCAACAGAAAAAGATACCGTGTGGCAGGAGGTGCGATACGTGATTGACTACTACTCTGGCGATGATGAGGGAGAGTCTGGAGACACCCCTACGTTTGTACTGGACGTGCGACCTGCCCTGGACAGCCCTGGTGCTGTGATTGACCGAGTGGGCAAGTGGTCTTCTGAGACCTGGCGAAAGGCCATGGGCGAGCCTCCTCTTCCCAAGTACGTTCCTTCCAACCTTCGAGACATTGAGGAGTGA
- a CDS encoding uncharacterized protein (Compare to YALI0C12947g, no similarity): protein MAKIRLPYVPLPQSAVTQTQLHVSDSLSRLLRGSKIRSGAATSFDTTTDTSKPSAAVNLGLDGSPSGLPPGPPAGVCVPRRSEQSRDLQKRFETSLNKRDVQQAFDLWAGGAQTRTQAQETESTQTEVTQIEAASATTSSTSPATSSATTTAASANTTVFPSPQLPLNATFKLLNLLEATDPDSPLVYKVIKSIVSAPENASVFAPAIFRVFVNYFQKKQYATIIALWTDYVNNGCLVGTRTGDYRKFVSVVAPAFIVEEFESRGSREGAARDLIELLGPEAPVLPADKMEKMVKSMLRKTTKDKEDVETLRALLETLRPKYKLYLDVQKTYSQQKSVLEQVQRAVEMKSAHQLNYWWHVVKKSSRALLTLEHCQAFITAFSALKNSAGAFQVWELMESSSGGAIEPSRECWEALLEAASHVTTAQSQFFQQAWDGMVLAGYSPSPHCFALKFRWLLRNRMFLSADTLFSEILAVPSGQESTDVSTGDLPGLTQEILEAYIPCLLRKMRHEEAEQLVQLLTPRETIDISLNLAKTFLEYYLKHKLVDNMPKWLSKMEQQGLFTTPESFVLLLAYNVLYITEVAPDREIFPVLKQIYSQMEQQGIPLNHETFARLIAETYRVCPQLPAARAVFDSLIRADIVPDADVIMRVLRGECSARGDVLMGQELLHSMISMTSNRQFHNPLFWNYLLRALLKQDKQAEALVSYGKMKAAGVPISAHTYTLMLEGLGEDYYEVKQGILTELQQVKEPKKTYLLTARLKGVIRDMKGQGYGIGGLLRTEAPPRWK, encoded by the coding sequence ATGGCGAAAATCCGACTGCCTTACGTGCCGCTACCGCAGTCGGCAGTGACACAGACCCAACTGCATGTGTCGGACTCGCTTTCACGGCTTCTGAGAGGCTCCAAGATCCGGTCTGGAGCCGCAACCTCTTtcgacaccaccaccgacacCTCCAAGCCGTCTGCGGCAGTCAATCTGGGCCTGGATGGGTCTCCGTCAGGCCTGCCACCGGGTCCCCCTGCCGGGGTTTGTGTTCCCCGACGATCGGAACAGTCACGCGACCTTCAAAAACGATTCGAGACCAGCTTGAACAAGCGCGATGTCCAGCAGGCGTTTGATTTGTGGGCCGGAGGAGCCCAGACACGGACACAGGCACAAGAGACCGAATCGACGCAGACAGAAGTCACACAGATAGAAGCTGCATCAGcaacaacatcatcaacatccccaGCAACATCATCAGCAACTACTACCGCAGCGTCCGCCAATACCACAGTctttccttctccacagctCCCGCTCAATGCCACAttcaagctgctcaatctgctggaggCTACCGATCCCGACTCTCCATTGGTCTACAAGGTCATCAAGTCCATTGTCAGCGCGCCGGAAAATGCATCTGTGTTTGCGCCAGCCATATTCCGCGTCTTCGTTAACTACTTTCAAAAGAAGCAGTACGCCACAATCATCGCCCTGTGGACCGACTACGTCAACAACGGCTGCCTTGTGGGCACCCGAACCGGTGACTACCGCAAatttgtgtctgtggtcgCACCAGCATTTATcgtggaggagtttgagtcGCGGGGCTCGCGCGAGggagcagctcgagacTTGATTGAACTACTAGGGCCCGAGGCGCCGGTTCTGCCTGCAGACAAGATGGAAAAGATGGTCAAAAGCATGCTCAGAAAAACCACAAAAGATAAGGAGGACGTCGAGACTCTCCGGGCACTCCTGGAAACTCTCAGGCCCAAGTACAAGCTGTATTTGGACGTCCAAAAGACGTACTCACAGCAAAAGTCGGTTCTGGAGCAAGTCCAAAGGGCAGTCGAGATGAAGTCTGCCCACCAGCTCAACTACTGGTGGCACGTGGTCAAGAAATCGTCACGTGCCCTTCTGACCTTGGAGCACTGCCAGGCCTTCATCACGGCGTTCTCTGCATTGAAAAACTCCGCAGGCGCATTTCAGGTTTGGGAGCTGATGGAATCTTCTAGTGGGGGTGCTATTGAGCCCTCGCGAGAGTGTTGGGAGGCTCTTTTGGAGGCTGCTAGTCATGTGACTACCGCTCAGTCCCAGTTCTTCCAACAGGCATGGGACGGAATGGTTCTGGCGGGGTActcaccttctcctcatTGCTTTGCCCTAAAGTTCCGCTGGCTTCTTCGAAACCGAATGTTCCTATCGGCGGATACGCTGTTTTCCGAGATTCTAGCCGTTCCCAGCGGCCAGGAATCGACTGATGTCTCCACTGGCGACCTTCCTGGATTGACACAGGAGATTTTGGAGGCTTACATCCCCTGTTTGCTGCGAAAGATGCGTCATGAAGAGGCTGAGCAGCTTGTTCAGCTCCTGACGCCCAGAGAGACCATTGACATCTCTCTCAATCTCGCCAAGACATTCCTGGAGTACTACTTGAAACATAAGCTGGTCGACAACATGCCCAAGTGGCTAAGCAAGATGGAGCAACAGGGTCTGTTCACTACCCCTGAGTCGTTTGTCTTGTTACTGGCGTACAACGTTCTCTACATCACGGAGGTGGCTCCTGACCGAGAGATTTTCCCTGTTCTCAAGCAGATCTACTCCCAGatggagcagcagggcaTTCCTCTTAACCACGAGACTTTTGCACGGCTTATTGCGGAGACTTATCGAGTCTGTCCTCAGCTCCCTGCTGCTCGAGCCGTCTTCGACTCGTTGATTCGAGCTGATATTGTTCCCGACGCCGATGTCATCATGCGGGTGCTACGGGGCGAGTGTTCAGCTAGAGGTGATGTCTTGATGGGCCAAGAGCTTTTGCATTCCATGATTTCCATGACGTCTAATCGACAATTCCACAACCCTCTGTTCTGGAACTATCTTCTGCGAGCCCTGTTGAAGCAGGACAAGCAGGCTGAAGCATTGGTGTCTTACGGTAAGATGAAGGCTGCCGGAGTGCCTATTTCTGCTCACACCTACACTCTCATGTTGGAGGGACTGGGAGAAGACTATTATGAGGTGAAGCAGGGCATTCTGACGGAATTACAGCAAGTGaaggagcccaagaagacATATCTTTTGACAGCCCGACTCAAGGGAGTCATCAGGGACATGAAGGGCCAGGGATATGGGATTGGAGGCCTACTAAGAACTGAGGCTCCTCCCAGATGGAAGTAG
- a CDS encoding uncharacterized protein (Compare to YALI0C12980g, weakly similar to uniprot|Q12303 Saccharomyces cerevisiae YLR121c YPS3 GPI-anchored aspartyl protease 3 (yapsin 3)), with protein sequence MESYTFTTPTCRQKRCIYMGLDAPGAVQPLTMLFSNLLLATVAAAGIVHLPLRVRNVADAPEIAQHLAARGILHATQTMGQSFYETEIEVGTPPQNVTVIFDTGSPQVWLPGSNTTACETHKNCRSSFDVSKSSTWRYKSHGPDAGWGGEGNNGLDTFSFLGQTIEDFHIWVATSRPSFNIGVFGQSANDNPKVNFVQALADSGKISRAVYSLNAEKPIDPENRKTEGVVNNVYYGGFDRAKYQGALTTVHVDHHGGYAMPLGGLSIQGEKVPLTREHQIVLDTGGTSSSYTNGTIKTISQKFGGNGHFEDGAWSIACDAKPELTYEWGNTKIDVDMAPYIRKRARGDCYLGGLGLNHDDQQILLTGPPLISRALVIYDNTRDTITLAKAKYTDESDVVELTGDVPGAEIYQNTAIPSSTLAVKAASTQA encoded by the coding sequence ATGGAATCCTATACCTTCACAACCCCCACTTGCCGCCAAAAAAGATGTATTTATATGGGTTTGGACGCCCCCGGAGCTGTGCAACCACTCACAATGCTCTTCAGTaacctccttcttgccaCCGTGGCTGCTGCCGGCATTGTCCACCTGCCTCTCCGAGTGCGAAACGTCGCTGATGCTCCTGAGATCGCCCAGCATCTTGCTGCTCGCGGAATTCTCCATGCCACCCAGACCATGGGCCAATCCTTCTACGAGACGGAAATTGAGGTTGGAACCCCGCCCCAAAACGTGACCGTAATCTTCGATACCGGATCGCCCCAGGTGTGGCTGCCCGGCTCCAACACCACAGCCTGTGAGACCCACAAGAACTGTCGATCCTCATTCGACGTGAGCAAGTCGTCGACCTGGAGATACAAGTCCCACGGACCCGACGCCGGCTGGGGAGGCGAGGGcaacaatggccttgacaCCTTTTCGTTTCTTGGCCAGACCATCGAGGACTTCCACATTTGGGTGGCTACGTCACGACCCAGCTTCAACATTGGAGTCTTTGGTCAATCTGCCAATGACAACCCCAAGGTGAACTTTGTCCAGGCTCTGGCCGACTCGGGCAAGATCTCTCGAGCCGTCTACTCTCTCAACGCCGAGAAGCCCATCGACCCCGAAAACAGAAAGACGGAGGGTGTTGTCAACAACGTCTACTACGGAGGATTCGACCGGGCCAAGTACCAGGGCGCCCTGACCACCGTGCACGTGGACCACCATGGTGGTTATGCCATGCCTCTTGGAGGCCTTTCCATCCAAGGCGAAAAAGTCCCGCTCACCCGAGAGCACCAGATTGTGCTTGACACAGGAGGAACGAGCTCTTCCTACACCAACGGCACCATCAAGACCATTTCGCAGAAGTTTGGAGGTAACGGGCACTTTGAGGACGGCGCTTGGAGCATTGCGTGCGATGCCAAACCTGAGCTCACCTACGAGTGGGGAAACACCAAGATCGACGTGGACATGGCCCCCTACATCCGAAAGAGAGCCCGGGGCGATTGTTACCTGGGAGGACTTGGGCTCAACCATGACGACCAGCAGATTCTTCTGACCGGCCCCCCTCTCATTTCCCGAGCTCTGGTTATTTATGACAACACTCGAGACACCATCACTCTGGCCAAGGCTAAGTACACTGATGAGTCCGACGTGGTGGAGCTCACTGGCGATGTTCCCGGAGCTGAAATCTACCAGAACACGGCCATCCCTAGCTCCACCCTGGCTGTCAAGGCTGCTTCTACACAGGCCTAA